A segment of the Elaeis guineensis isolate ETL-2024a chromosome 6, EG11, whole genome shotgun sequence genome:
AGAATGAAAATGGCTTGGAATCAGAATGGTCAAATCCTTCAAAGCGTTTGGTTTGTGgccggaatcggaatcggaatcaaaattggaatgaaaaattgaatccatagaggagagtagagattgattctatatagattgatccaTTTCCATTCCACtctagaatcgaaatcgaaacgtgactccttccaatcaaatggttggaatagaagtcatccattctgattctgatttcagACCTCCATTCTCCCCAACCAAACACCTTCTTAAGGTATTTCATGTAGCTCACCATGAACCAGCTTGCAATGTATTTGGTTTTTCTACGGTCCTCTCGACCTCCCCTTAGGAAATTTCTGCAAATGCTGTTAATTCATCAAATAACCAAGGCCGATAAAGAGAAGACTGCTGTCCAATATTTAGGTATGGCATTCAGAACTGAACTGACAAGAGTTAAGTGGCCATCTAGTGATAGAACTTTCTGTTTCTAGCCTGACAATTTCTTCATTTTTTCCAAGAGGAAGTTCCAACTATCTGCCTTTAGTGTTATGTTGTGTAGGAGTGTGCCTATATATTTAATCGATGGCCATGCCACCGAGCATGTTGGCATAACCTCCAGCTTTTTCAATAGTCAATCCCAAGCCCTTTTcaatgcattttttttttaaacaattccAGCTCAACCTAATATCTTCCGAACTCCGTCCATTGCTTTTTAGTATATCATTGGGATTCATGCCGATTCAAGGGATTGAGAGCCGATCCAAAGGACTGGGAGCTAACCAGATATaggttagaatttgatcaatcgAAGcccaatcatatatatatatatattaaaatagaaaCATCTGCATTAACAGTACTTCTGTCCGTCACATGTCATCCATCATGTTTGTCACGTGTGCAAGAAATACAGTGGCTACAGTCGAGCGtcgatgatgaagatgaagatgaaagTGCCGGCGGAGAGGATGGCACTAAGATCGATGTAGAGATGGGCACCATGAATGGCGATGACAGAGGCAAAGATGTTGGGGCCATCGTTGTCGAGTGCGAGGAGAGTGACGGCAACCATGGAGGGAGAGAAGCAGTGGTAAGCAGCGAGGTGGGTGATAATGGGAGAGTAATAGTCTTAGGTGGTAGAGACAAGGAAGGAAAagtggaggaggatgaggagggagAGGTGGGGATCACCGACGAGGAGGCACAAGTAGTCAATGGCGTAGTTGAGGAGGTCGGAGGAGTCACTGTGGCTTGATGGTGCAGTGGTGATCATGAGGAAAGGCGGCAGATAGCGAAGCATGGAGCGGCGGAACCCTCGCGGATGCCCACCTTCTCCTCGCTCTCTTTGTTGCCATCTTCCATTGTCTCCATCGTTGCCTTCCTCCCTATTGTCACCGGCATCGGCCTTCTTCTCCTATCTCTCTCAAGTGCTTTCCCTTCCATGGATCTCtgaaaaagggaaagaaatggaataaaaaaagaaaaaaagaaaaaaaaaaccaacaCAGAATCCTAAAAgagaacagagagagagagagagagagagagagagcaagcacacatgagagagagagagagagtgagagagagatgggtacgaagaaaggaaagagaaagtcaTCGGCAGTCAATGGAGAATGGATTCGTGGAAAAAGCACCGAAAACACTGATCATTGGGCTTTTTTGGTTGGAATCGGGATCTGCTCAGTTGGATTAATTGGTTTTGATGCATCTTACTTGATACATGAAGAATAtaatacttttctttcttttaaccTAATAATATTTACTCGATTTCTTCCAAAAAGGGTCTAAATCTTCTTAAAGAATTAGTTTAACTTTTCCCCCctaaaatagagcatccattttcctCCAATGGATATCTCAATTTATCAAATTTTGATGTTTTGGATTCATCGTATAAAACTAAGAATTGGGTCTTTGGTGCTTGGGATCAAATTAGGATTCTTGATTTGATGTTTTTAGACTCACAAGCCCGCCCTATACAAACATCAAGTaggcttcttttctttctttctttcttttttttcccctgaATTCAAGTGTGAATCGGTCCCTTGGTGTTTTGGGAACTTGATCTAATCTCGAGTCCTTGCAGATAGCCACGTCTTCTCCACCTTCTTAGCTGCCACATCTTGCAATCGTCTTTCTCCCTATCGTTATCAATATCGGGCTTCTcccttcaattttttttagatggaatcttcataaaataaataaaattaaatattatttaaaaaaattgtatTCCACACTCCGAATGGGCTATAAGCTAGTATATTAGTATAAAAACATACGCGGCAGTTGCTACATTCTGAGCAACGGTGCATCACAGCAGCAGCCCTGGCTGTGATGATCGCGATAAAACTTCTGCCACCGTCCATTTCAATCATCTCCCGGTCAGATTCAGGTAAAAATAGCACAGCTATCTCTTTTGTCTCCACCTTGCGAATGCCGCGAGGAGCCTCAGATTTCGCTGGGCCCTTCGTCGGTACACCAACCTAGCTTTTCGTcacctctctcctcctcctcctcctctctctctctctctcgtgggAAAATGGCCAGACCCAATAACGCCACGGTCAGCTGAAACCGATCGGTTCCTTTACCCTTCCATCATGAAAACGTCGAAACCAAGCTCCCGGGTGAGGGTCGCGGTTGTAAATTTCTTCTGAGATCTAAAGTCTGTCCTCTTTTCTTTCGGTTTGGGAGGGATTTCTGGATGGCTACGTGCTTCGATCGGTGGGAGAAGGATCCCTTCTTCGCGGCCGCAGAGGAGGTCCAGGAAGCCGCCGACAGGTGCCATTTTTTCTGTATTTTTTTCCACCTTCTGTTACTCGGATCTTAGATGTTGAAGGATCTTAGTCCCCCGCCTCTCGATTTCCTGCTTCTAGGATGGAATCCGTGTATAGAAGATGGATTTATGAGAGGAAAGCGGCTTCTAGTGGCGCTGGAAATGGCGAAGACGTCTCCGGCGAGCTCCTCGGGGAGCTTCACACGGCCCTCGGCACTGCAAAATGGCAGGTGACTTCGAAAGTTGAAAGTTTGAAACTAGGATTTGGTTTATTCTAGGGGTTTTTGTAATGGTCATTGATCGAGGAGAGATTTTGATCGTTGTTGGGTACTATTTGCAGCTAGAGGAGTTGGATCGGGCGGTTAGGTCGAGCGATGAGGCTTGCTCGGCCGGGGAGGACACGAGGACCCGGCATAGCCAATTTGTTGCGGCGATTGGGAATCAGATCTTGCTGGTGGAGAATGCTTTGAGGGAATTGACAGATGAGGCGGGGAAGGCTATGGCCTGGGTTCAATTGGACGAAGGAGAACGGGATGAACTCGCTCTTTTCTTGTCCTGTCCGTTGCCAGAACTAGAGAAAGTGGTGACTGTTCCATCTCTTGGTGAGCTAAAGGTAGGGGGCAATCAGCTGAGGATGAATGGAGAGGCTGAATGCCTGAAGAACTTTTGTGATTCATATGAGTTGGgtaaggaaggaagagaggaggagaaggtgCAGGGGCACCGGAGGGCAGCAAGTGCTAATGCTGATATTGGGGTATGGAAGATTTCAGTTTCTGATGAGGAAGCTCCCAGGAGATCGTTTGACGAGCGGCCCAATTTACCCCCTCCAAAGATATCCAGCTTATCTTGCTTAACAAAGGCTTTAGAATCAACATCTAGGATGAACTTGTCTAAAAATGGCTATAGGAAATGGAAAGGTGGGGTTCAACATCAAGACGATGAAGAATTGATCCCATTACGAAACAATAGATTGAGTCGGGTGAGGAGTTTCCCATTAATTATTGTTTCCTCCAaactcatttttttaaaatttataattgctTTTGTGATTGTGGTGGCTTTATTCAATTCTACTGTTTTTCTGGTTCATCATATAGGGAAATGATGCATGCTATGAGAAAAGTAAGAGCTGCCTTAGTAGTCATGGTGATGAATCTTATGATAAACAGCTCTATGGGTGGTTTGGAGCTCTTCAAAGACAGTTTCAAAGGTCTCAGTATCAAATCCAGTATGGCCGTCCTATTCAAACTATCCTCTGGGCCATTCTCGTACTTGTATTACTTGGTGAGTTCTCCattctttcttcttttcaaagATGTATTTTTTTCACTAAAGGTAACTCTTTTATCATTACTCATTGCTTTGAATGAATGAGTGCCCAACATGGAAATTAGAAGGCTAGTTCCGGGGATTATTGGGAGTTCTAATACTTAGTTTTGGATAATAAAGATTTTGGAGAAATGGGTTGGGTGGTTGGGAAGTTGTATTATGATTCTAGGTTTCAGTTTTGAGTCATTAAGAAGGTTTCTTGGAAGGTGTATTAAT
Coding sequences within it:
- the LOC105033246 gene encoding uncharacterized protein; this encodes MATCFDRWEKDPFFAAAEEVQEAADRMESVYRRWIYERKAASSGAGNGEDVSGELLGELHTALGTAKWQLEELDRAVRSSDEACSAGEDTRTRHSQFVAAIGNQILLVENALRELTDEAGKAMAWVQLDEGERDELALFLSCPLPELEKVVTVPSLGELKVGGNQLRMNGEAECLKNFCDSYELGKEGREEEKVQGHRRAASANADIGVWKISVSDEEAPRRSFDERPNLPPPKISSLSCLTKALESTSRMNLSKNGYRKWKGGVQHQDDEELIPLRNNRLSRGNDACYEKSKSCLSSHGDESYDKQLYGWFGALQRQFQRSQYQIQYGRPIQTILWAILVLVLLVLLALSAI